In Coffea eugenioides isolate CCC68of unplaced genomic scaffold, Ceug_1.0 ScVebR1_3504;HRSCAF=4726, whole genome shotgun sequence, the following are encoded in one genomic region:
- the LOC113758024 gene encoding protein FAR1-RELATED SEQUENCE 5-like: MMPSQRKVSVAQGFQAEISENAGLSLKQSHDLMGKEAGGMGNVGYTRDDLKRYLRTRRERSLKYGEAGMLIDYNFFGDVVTFDTSYKTNKEYQPLGVFVGFNQHRQIVIFGAALMYDETIDSFKWIFGTFLEAMCGKRPSTILTDQDHAMAAALSVVMPETFHGLCTFHIRRNFMKHLGNHYKKNSDLPYMFGACTYEFEEVEQFNRVWEAMVKKHNLKNNEWLSGLYRIRDKWAKCMMKERWIAGMRSTQLSENLNAAIKNHLKLDHDLVQFFRHFNQVVDEKRHNELIAEYEMR; this comes from the exons ATGATGCCATCACAAAGAAAAGTAAGTGTGGCTCAAGGATTCCAAGCTGAAATAAGCGAGAATGCTGGACTTTCATTGAAACAGAGCCATGACCTTATGGGAAAGGAGGCAGGTGGGATGGGTAATGTGGGATATACTCGGGATGATCTTAAACGATATCTTCGAACGAGACGGGAAAGGAGCTTGAAATATGGAGAAGCAG GAATGTTAATTGACTACAACTTTTTTGGAGACGTAGTCACATTCGACACAtcctacaaaacaaataaagaatatCAGCCACTTGGAGTATTTGTGGGTTTTAACCAGCATAGGCAAATTGTGATATTCGGTGCTGCCCTTATGTATGATGAGACGATAGATTCTTTCAAATGGATATTTGGTACATTTTTAGAAGCAATGTGCGGAAAGCGTCCAAGTACCATACTAACCGACCAAGATCACGCCATGGCAGCCGCTCTTTCAGTTGTCATGCCTGAAACATTTCACGGTCTATGTACGTTTCACATAAGGCGTAATTTTATGAAACATCTTGGcaatcactacaagaaaaataGTGATCTTCCATACATGTTTggtgcatgcacgtatgagtTTGAAGAAGTGGAACAATTCAATAGGGTGTGGGAGGCGATGGTGAAGAAACACAATCTTAAAAATAATGAATGGCTCTCCGGGTTGTATAGAATTCGTGATAAATGGGCAAAGTGCAtgatgaaagaaagatggaTTGCGGGAATGCGAAGCACCCAACTTAGCGAAAACCTTAATGCAGCaattaaaaatcatttgaaactggATCATGACCTTGTGCAGTTCTTTAGACATTTCAATCAGGTAGTTGATGAAAAGAGACATAATGAACTGATCGCAGAATATGAAATGAGGTAA